AGTACGCACAAACCACCTGCTATCCGCCTGCTAAGCTACTTTTTAACGCATTTGACAGTTGCTCATTTGATGATGTAAAAGTTGTTATTTTAGGACAAGACCCATACCACGGACCTAACCAAGCTCATGGTCTTTGTTTTTCGGTTAATGATGGGGTTCCACTCCCACCTTCGTTAAAAAACATTTTCAAAGAACAAAAAGACGACCTTGGTAAAGAGATTCCAGACTCTGGTAATTTACAAGCTTGGGCTAATCAGGGTGTGTTACTTTTAAATGCCACACTGAGTGTAAGAGCAGGTCAAGCGGCTTCTCATCAAAAAAAAGGCTGGGAAACCTTTACAGATGCTGCCATAGACCATTTAAATAAAG
This sequence is a window from Arcticibacterium luteifluviistationis. Protein-coding genes within it:
- the ung gene encoding uracil-DNA glycosylase; translation: MDIKIDSSWKLVLKEEFDKTYFQNLINFVKQEYAQTTCYPPAKLLFNAFDSCSFDDVKVVILGQDPYHGPNQAHGLCFSVNDGVPLPPSLKNIFKEQKDDLGKEIPDSGNLQAWANQGVLLLNATLSVRAGQAASHQKKGWETFTDAAIDHLNKEKEGLVFMLWGNYAQNKGKLINDTKHLVLKARHPSPLAANFGGWFGQKHFSQCNTYLKNMDKTPINW